In Monodelphis domestica isolate mMonDom1 chromosome 3, mMonDom1.pri, whole genome shotgun sequence, the following proteins share a genomic window:
- the LOC100017285 gene encoding tuftelin-interacting protein 11-like, with product MSLSHLYREGKGAIDEEEDEMENFEITDWDLQNEFNPNRQYHWQTKEEATYGVWAEHEREDEQPGYGGKRSRDFLAPVNFISAGLKKADEEDSNEDKKPIKQLDFPKDFGPKKLQTGGNFKPSQKGWVGGAKSFTGLGSWERHTKGIGQKLLQKMGYVPGKGLGKKAQGIIHPIEAKGRKGQAAGGASGSEGTAQSVQDFPGLDSQEEEVQKELSQGWKDLSGGRKKPKYSSQTVEELKAKGRIGKKLSAPQKELSQVKVIDMTGREQKVYYGYSQISHKHNIPEDGLQQQQLPLSGKDAKPQAFALPELEHNLQLLIDITEQEIIQNDRQLQEESDKVHNLSHELGKMSEVLSHEETVITNLRKVLEMVEECERRTQPDCSDPLTLDECARIFETLQEKYYEEYRMSDRVDLAVAIVYPLVKDYFKAWDPLKDCTYGTGIIAKWKSLLTNDQILSHGGQDLAADAFHRMIWEIWMPFVRNTVPQWQPRNCDPMVDFLDSWVHIIPVWILDHILDQLIFPKLQKEVESWNPLTDMVPIHSWIHPWLPLMQSPLEPLYSLIRNKLSRALQKWHPRDSSAKLILQPWKDVFTPGSWEAFMVKNIVPKLGMCLNEFIINPHQQHMDAFYWVIDWEGMISVSSLVGLLKKHFFPQWLHVLCSWLSNSPNYEEITKWYLGWKSMFTDQVLAHPSIKDKFNEALDIMNRAVSSNVGAYMQPGARENIAYLTHTERRKGFQYEAMQHCREAENMAQRGIGMAASSVPMNFKDLIQTKAEEHNIVFLPVVGKRHEGKQLYTFGRIVVYIDQGVLFVQGAKTWVPTSLQSLIDMAK from the coding sequence ATGTCGCTGTCCCATCTCTACCGAGAGGGTAAAGGAGCCATtgatgaggaagaagatgagatGGAGAACTTTGAGATCACTGATTGGGACCTCCAGAATGAATTCAACCCAAACCGGCAATATCATTGGCAGACCAAGGAGGAGGCCACATATGGAGTATGGGCTGAGCATGAACGGGAAGATGAGCAGCCCGGTTATGGAGGCAAACGCTCCCGAGACTTTTTGGCTCCTGTAAATTTCATTAGTGCTGGCCTGAAGAAAGCAGACGAGGAGGATTCCAATGAGGACAAGAAGCCTATTAAGCAGCTGGATTTTCCTAAAGATTTTGGCCCAAAGAAGTTACAAACAGGTGGCAATTTTAAACCCAGCCAGAAAGGCTGGGTGGGAGGAGCCAAATCTTTCACAGGCTTGGGCAGCTGGGAAAGGCACACCAAAGGAATTGGGCAGAAGCTTTTGCAGAAGATGGGTTATGTTCCAGGGAAGGGGCTTGGGAAGAAGGCACAAGGTATCATTCATCCAATTGAAGCTAAGGGGAGAAAAGGCCAGGCTGCTGGGGGAGCCTCTGGCTCAGAAGGGACCGCTCAGTCAGTGCAAGATTTCCCTGGGCTTGACTCCCAAGAAGAGGAGGTTCAGAAGGAGCTCAGCCAGGGGTGGAAAGACCTGAGTGGGGGCAGGAAGAAACCAAAATACTCCTCTCAGACAGTTGAAGAATTGAAGGCAAAGGGTAGAATTGGAAAGAAACTCTCTGCTCCCCAGAAGGAGCTTTCCCAGGTTAAGGTTATCGACATGACAGGCCGGGAACAAAAGGTCTATTACGGTTACAGCCAAATTAGCCACAAGCACAACATACCAGAGGATGGActtcagcagcagcagctgcCACTGTCTGGCAAAGATGCCAAGCCACAGGCCTTTGCCCTGCCTGAGCTGGAGCACAACCTCCAGTTGCTCATTGATATCACTGAGCAGGAGATCATTCAGAATGACCGGCAGCTGCAGGAGGAGTCAGACAAGGTCCACAATCTGTCCCACGAGCTGGGGAAAATGTCTGAGGTTCTGTCCCATGAAGAGACAGTGATCACCAACCTCAGGAAGGTCCTGGAGATGGTGGAGGAGTGTGAGAGAAGGACGCAGCCAGACTGCAGCGATCCTCTCACACTGGATGAGTGTGCCAGAATATTTGAGACTCTCCAAGAGAAGTACTATGAGGAATACCGCATGTCTGACCGCGTGGACCTGGCCGTGGCTATTGTCTACCCACTCGTGAAAGATTACTTCAAGGCCTGGGATCCCCTCAAGGACTGCACTTATGGCACTGGCATCATTGCCAAGTGGAAAAGCCTTTTGACCAATGATCAGATCCTGTCTCATGGGGGCCAAGATCTTGCAGCAGATGCTTTCCACAGGATGATCTGGGAAATATGGATGCCTTTTGTTCGAAATACTGTACCTCAGTGGCAGCCGAGGAACTGTGACCCAATGGTGGACTTTTTGGATAGCTGGGTCCATATTATTCCTGTGTGGATCCTGGATCACATACTGGACCAGCTCATCTTCCCCAAACTGCAAAAGGAGGTTGAAAGCTGGAACCCTCTGACGGACATGGTTCCCATCCACTCATGGATACATCCCTGGCTTCCCCTTATGCAGTCTCCCTTAGAGCCTTTGTACTCTCTGATCCGGAACAAGTTATCCAGGGCTCTGCAGAAATGGCATCCCAGGGATTCCTCAGCCAAGCTTATCCTGCAGCCCTGGAAGGATGTGTTTACCCCTGGCTCCTGGGAGGCCTTCATGGTCAAAAATATTGTGCCCAAATTAGGAATGTGTCTTAATGAATTCATCATTAACCCTCACCAGCAGCACATGGATGCTTTCTATTGGGTGATTGACTGGGAAGGAATGATCTCAGTTTCCAGCCTAGTAGGACTCCTCAAGAAGCATTTCTTTCCTCAGTGGCTTCACGTTCTCTGCTCCTGGCTCAGTAATAGTCCAAATTATGAAGAGATCACCAAATGGTATTTGGGCTGGAAGTCCATGTTTACAGACCAGGTTTTGGCACATCCATCTATCAAGGACAAATTTAATGAAGCACTTGATATCATGAACAGGGCTGTTTCTTCCAATGTCGGGGCATATATGCAGCCAGGAGCTCGGGAGAACATTGCCTATCTTACTCACACAGAGAGGAGGAAAGGCTTCCAGTATGAGGCCATGCAGCACTGCCGAGAAGCAGAGAACATGGCTCAGAGGGGCATAGGCATGGCAGCCAGCTCTGTGCCTATGAACTTCAAAGACCTCATTCAAACAAAGGCTGAAGAACATAACATTGTTTTCCTGCCTGTTGTTGGGAAAAGGCATGAAGGGAAACAACTCTACACTTTTGGGCGGATTGTAGTCTACATTGACCAGGGTGTTCTGTTTGTGCAAGGGGCAAAGACTTGGGTGCCAACATCCCTCCAAAGTCTGAtcgatatggcaaagtag